A part of Cervus elaphus chromosome 11, mCerEla1.1, whole genome shotgun sequence genomic DNA contains:
- the B3GNT2 gene encoding N-acetyllactosaminide beta-1,3-N-acetylglucosaminyltransferase 2, with amino-acid sequence MSVGRRRIKLLGILMMVNVFIYLIVEVSKSSSQEKNGKGEVIIPKERFWKISDPPRAYWNKEQEKLNRRFNPILNTLANQTGEAYGFSNISHLNYCEPDLRVMSVVSGFDSLPDRFKDFLLYLRCRNYSLLIDQPDKCAKKPFLLLAIKSLTSHFDRRQAIRESWGKETNAGNQTVVRVFLLGQTPAEDNHPDLSDMLKFESEKHQDILLWNYRDTFFNLSLKEVLFLRWVSTSCPNAEFVFKGDDDVFVNTHHLLNYLNSLSGNKAKDLFIGDVIHNAGPHRDKKLKYYIPEVVYTGVYPPYAGGGGFLYSGNLALRLYNVTDRVLLYPIDDVYTGMCLQKLGLAPERHKGFRTFDIEEKSRGNICSYVDLMLVHSRKPQEMIDIWSRLQSAHLKC; translated from the coding sequence ATGAGTGTTGGACGTCGAAGAATAAAGTTGTTGGGAATCCTGATGATGGtaaatgtcttcatttatttgattGTGGAAGTCTCCAAAAGCAGTagccaagaaaaaaatggaaaggggGAAGTAATAATACCCAAAGAAAGGTTCTGGAAAATATCTGACCCTCCTCGGGCATATTGGAACAAGGAACAAGAAAAGCTGAACAGGAGGTTCAATCCCATTTTGAACACGTTAGCCAACCAGACGGGAGAAGCATACGGATTCTCCAATATAAGCCATCTGAATTACTGTGAACCTGACCTGAGGGTCATGTCAGTAGTTTCAGGTTTCGACAGTTTGCCAGACAGATTTAAAGATTTTCTGCTGTATTTGAGATGTCGAAATTATTCACTGCTTATAGACCAACCAGATAAGTGTGCAAAGAAGCCCTTCTTATTGCTGGCGATTAAGTCCCTAACTTCACATTTCGATAGAAGGCAAGCGATTCGGGAGTCTTGGGGCAAAGAAACCAATGCGGGGAACCAAACGGTGGTGCGAGTCTTCTTACTGGGCCAGACTCCCGCAGAGGACAACCATCCAGACCTTTCAGATATGCTGAAATTTGAGAGTGAGAAGCACCAAGACATTCTTTTGTGGAACTACAGAGATACATTCTTCAACTTGTCTCTGAAAGAAGTACTCTTTCTCAGGTGGGTGAGCACTTCCTGCCCAAATGCTGAGTTCGTGTTCAAGGGCGATGATGATGTTTTTGTGAACACCCATCACCTCCTGAATTACTTGAATAGCTTATCCGGGAACAAAGCCAAAGATTTGTTTATTGGTGATGTGATTCATAATGCTGGACCTCATCGGGATAAGAAACTGAAGTACTACATCCCGGAAGTTGTTTACACTGGCGTCTACCCGCCTTATGCAGGAGGAGGTGGATTCCTCTACTCCGGCAACCTGGCCCTGAGACTGTACAATGTAACTGACCGGGTCCTTCTCTACCCCATCGATGATGTTTATACTGGAATGTGCCTTCAGAAACTCGGCCTCGCTCCAGAGAGACACAAAGGCTTCAGGACATTTGATATAGAAGAGAAAAGCAGGGGTAACATTTGTTCCTATGTAGATTTGATGTTGGTACATAGTAGAAAACCTCAAGAGATGATTGATATTTGGTCTCGGTTGCAGAGTGCTCATTTAAAATGCTGA